The Vitis vinifera cultivar Pinot Noir 40024 chromosome 1, ASM3070453v1 DNA segment TTGATAAGTAGATCCAAAAATCTGGACGTGTATAACTAGTCTCATCTATTTAGTGTCAATTTTTTCGGAGTaaagatttctttttttaaaaaaaaaatataaacttaaaacAATTTCGTTGTgcgatattgaaaattaaaataaacattgCATAAATTCAATCAGAATAACAGTTTTAACTACTTAATTAACCTTAAAACTCAAGAGGAACAAGAGCCACCATGATAACCATGCAAGAAATTAAGGAAGTGGGCAAGAGGTAGAGAGCAAATAACCCAAAGCTCAATAAATAAAGCAAACTAAAGACCATGAAGCAAATTCGAACGAGAAGGTAATTCATTCACTCACAGATGAACTGAGCGGTCccgtttttaagaaaaattggaACTTGAAATCTCCAAAGAGCGAGGGCGATGCATGAAGAGCAGGTGTCTGAAAATACGTGCATGTTCGCCACGATACGTATACGTGGAAACACTTCACCACGACTCACTCACACCTTTGATTTCTGAACATAAGACAAAGTCATTCTATATTCAGCACTGTCACCCCTCAAGTCTTCATCATTACCACGCCAGCAAAAAAGCATACTTGATGACAAACCACATTTTTGAATGCAACAGTGCTTCGTTCATATCTCCCATCAAGACAGACTGGTTCAATGCTGCTGTACTTATCCAATTCGTTTGCAGCAGCACATCACGAGAGAGTAACTGATGGAATGCCAATTTTGGCGATGGTCtgagattgaaaattgaaatgctTTGGACAACATGTTTATATTTCTTGTATATGGAATTTCCAGATTTGGTGATGGTCATAGATTGAGAttcaaatgattttgataaCATGTGTATATATTTCTGTGTATCCATCTTTTCTGTTTCGATTATGCACCCAAACACCAGAGATATAGAACTTTTAAaagaaggagaaagaaaaagaaaatgtgaaaggaTGAAACTAAAACAGCAGGAACTAAAAGATCTCAACTATTGCCCTATCCTAACCCCAGGAGAAGATCAAGGGGAACGAGTTGAACCCCGACTAAGCTGCCAAACTTGCCGTGCATCAAGGCCCCAGCTCCAGCTTACACGCGTGGGGGCGTGAGATTGGATAGAAGCCAAGAGTGAGTTCCAACCCAGCCTCGGTTTTATCGGTTTGGCCATCGGATTTCAGAAGTTGGTTTGGTTTTGGGGGAGTCGCCAGCGAAGCCTCCACGGTTTCCACAGAGAACATGCTGTCAGTCTCCTGCTGAATCAGAGAGGAGTCGTGACTGGGCGTTCGGTTGTAGTCGACCGGGGAAAACTGGTTCCATCCAGGGTTACAAAACTCAGCCGAATCCAAATGGGGTTTGGATCGAGCACCACACCGCTTGAACCGGCTTCGAGTTTTAGCCTTGTGAAGGTCATGAGGAGAGTTTGCGTCCTTGGATAGGTGGCGTATGTCATACGCCTTGAGCGGAAGGATAGGGCGGATCGCAGCGGTATCGCAAGGGACTTCCATGATCTG contains these protein-coding regions:
- the LOC100254184 gene encoding LOB domain-containing protein 40, giving the protein MRMSCNGCRVLRKGCSDDCSLRPCLEWIKTPESQANATVFLAKFYGRAGLMNLLNAGPEHLRPAIFRSLLYEACGRIVNPIYGSVGLLWSGNWNHCQNAVDAVLGGSQIMEVPCDTAAIRPILPLKAYDIRHLSKDANSPHDLHKAKTRSRFKRCGARSKPHLDSAEFCNPGWNQFSPVDYNRTPSHDSSLIQQETDSMFSVETVEASLATPPKPNQLLKSDGQTDKTEAGLELTLGFYPISRPHACKLELGP